One Roseomonas gilardii subsp. gilardii genomic region harbors:
- a CDS encoding glycosyltransferase family 4 protein, whose amino-acid sequence MKIAIISHLKFPIAEPFSGGLEMHTHLLARHLQRRGHEVTLLAAEGSDPGLGLEPVCPPTGVPGSGPAEIEQVALAEHTAYCRIVERLRGGGFDLIHNNSLHYLPLTMSGRFGAPVVTSLHTPPFLELENGVLDREDRDMPFIAVSEAVRAMWEPVMPVAAVIGNGIDLDLFTPVMTPAEPPHAIWFGRLVPEKGPHLAIQAARLAGMPLRFAGPLSDADYWRDCIEPLLGEGVTYLGHLDHKRLAQAVGQAAVALCTPRWEEPYGLVVAEALACGTPVAGFARGALPDITDPRSGRLAPADDVEALARIIPEAGRLSRADCRHRAEVFCDARVMVDRYEALYRDTIRRHGRSALAGRSTSDDTRPGERMRFRMGSRARRDGSPDEGIARSQAT is encoded by the coding sequence ATGAAGATTGCGATCATTTCGCATCTGAAGTTTCCCATCGCTGAACCATTCTCGGGCGGGCTGGAGATGCACACGCATCTCCTGGCCCGGCATCTGCAACGCCGCGGGCACGAGGTGACGCTGCTGGCGGCGGAGGGTTCCGACCCTGGCCTGGGGCTGGAGCCGGTCTGCCCGCCCACCGGCGTGCCGGGCTCCGGCCCGGCGGAGATCGAGCAGGTGGCGCTGGCCGAGCACACCGCCTATTGCCGGATCGTGGAGCGCCTGCGGGGGGGCGGCTTCGACCTCATCCACAACAATTCCCTGCACTACCTGCCGCTGACCATGTCGGGCCGCTTCGGCGCGCCGGTGGTGACCAGCCTGCACACGCCACCTTTCCTGGAGCTGGAGAACGGGGTGCTGGACCGGGAGGACCGGGACATGCCCTTCATCGCGGTCTCGGAGGCGGTGCGGGCGATGTGGGAGCCGGTGATGCCGGTGGCGGCGGTGATCGGAAACGGCATCGACCTGGATCTCTTCACCCCCGTCATGACCCCGGCCGAGCCGCCGCATGCCATCTGGTTCGGCCGGCTGGTGCCGGAGAAGGGGCCGCATCTGGCCATCCAGGCGGCGCGGCTGGCCGGCATGCCGCTGCGCTTCGCCGGCCCGCTCAGCGATGCCGACTACTGGCGGGACTGCATCGAGCCGCTGCTGGGGGAGGGGGTCACCTATCTGGGTCATCTGGACCACAAGCGGCTGGCGCAGGCCGTGGGGCAGGCGGCGGTGGCGCTCTGCACCCCGCGCTGGGAGGAGCCCTACGGCCTCGTGGTCGCGGAGGCGCTGGCCTGCGGCACGCCCGTGGCGGGCTTCGCGCGCGGTGCCCTGCCGGACATCACCGACCCGCGTTCCGGCCGGCTGGCCCCGGCGGACGATGTGGAGGCGCTGGCCCGCATCATCCCGGAGGCCGGGCGCCTGTCCCGCGCCGACTGCCGCCACCGTGCGGAGGTCTTCTGCGACGCGCGCGTCATGGTGGACCGCTACGAAGCCCTGTACCGGGATACGATCCGGCGCCACGGGCGCTCTGCCCTGGCGGGGCGTTCCACTTCGGACGACACCCGGCCGGGGGAGCGGATGCGGTTCCGCATGGGCAGCCGGGCGCGCCGCGACGGCTCGCCGGACGAAGGCATCGCACGCAGCCAAGCCACGTGA
- a CDS encoding glycosyltransferase, with the protein MIPSPDPLSLDRCVVCVPARNEAVALPRLLAALARQDLCRDGGRLRLVVAANNCTDGTVPVLRGLATRHPALRLHVLELSLPPEQANVGVARARAMAEGAAWLREEGVADGILLGTDADTRPPPHWVAANLAALASADCVGGRIVIEDSEENPAPDWLRMMRDRVDAYWSAVRDLAHAVDPLPHDPPPRHGDHTGASLALPVRWYEAAGGVPPLPVGEDNALVAAVERAGGRLRHAPDVWVEVSARQEGRASGGMAGEMRRWHLLAESGSPHLLPGAGFWRRAFGRRRVLRGAFHRGGGAEDAARLGLPAETLARLAVESPNDIAFVARAEPLLPPLPGEEAEIRAATEALRVMSRALPAAEAV; encoded by the coding sequence GTGATCCCCTCCCCGGACCCTCTTTCCCTCGACCGCTGCGTCGTCTGTGTTCCCGCCCGCAACGAGGCGGTGGCGCTGCCCCGGCTGCTGGCCGCGCTGGCGCGGCAGGATCTCTGCCGCGACGGCGGGCGGCTGCGGCTCGTGGTGGCGGCCAACAACTGCACGGACGGGACGGTGCCGGTGCTGCGGGGGCTGGCGACGCGGCACCCGGCGCTGCGCCTGCATGTGCTGGAACTTTCCCTGCCGCCGGAACAGGCCAATGTCGGCGTGGCGCGGGCCCGCGCCATGGCCGAGGGCGCGGCCTGGCTGCGCGAGGAGGGCGTCGCGGATGGCATCCTGCTGGGCACCGATGCCGATACCCGGCCGCCGCCGCACTGGGTGGCGGCCAACCTGGCCGCGCTGGCCTCGGCGGATTGCGTCGGCGGCCGGATCGTCATCGAGGACAGCGAGGAGAACCCCGCGCCCGATTGGCTGCGGATGATGCGGGACCGGGTGGATGCCTATTGGTCAGCGGTGCGCGACCTGGCGCATGCGGTCGATCCCCTGCCGCATGATCCGCCGCCGCGCCATGGTGACCATACCGGGGCCAGCCTCGCCTTGCCGGTCCGGTGGTACGAGGCGGCGGGCGGGGTGCCCCCCTTGCCGGTGGGCGAGGACAATGCGCTGGTCGCGGCGGTGGAGCGCGCGGGTGGGCGGCTGCGCCACGCGCCGGATGTCTGGGTCGAGGTCTCCGCCCGGCAGGAGGGGCGGGCCAGCGGCGGCATGGCGGGCGAGATGCGCCGCTGGCACCTGCTGGCCGAAAGCGGCTCGCCGCATCTCCTGCCGGGGGCAGGGTTCTGGCGGCGCGCCTTCGGGCGCCGCCGCGTCCTGCGCGGGGCCTTCCACCGGGGCGGCGGGGCGGAGGATGCGGCGCGGCTCGGCCTGCCGGCGGAGACCCTGGCGCGGCTGGCGGTGGAAAGCCCCAACGACATCGCCTTCGTGGCCCGTGCCGAGCCGCTGTTGCCACCTCTGCCGGGCGAGGAGGCGGAGATTCGCGCCGCCACCGAAGCGCTGCGGGTCATGAGCCGGGCGCTTCCCGCGGCGGAGGCGGTTTGA
- a CDS encoding glycosyltransferase, producing MRPIGYYVHHHGLGHWQRATALARRLRHPCTLIGTVPPERAASAPCPVLALPDDAPEPGQPADPGGVAALHYAPRGHAGLRARSAAIAGWIATQRPALMVVDVSVEAVLLARLCATPVLSFRLAGRRDDLPHRMGFEASEALIAPFPAALEGPDTPGWVREKSFYAGFLADPPAARAEPEDGSVLVVFGRGGAGGCRRALAAAALAVPERRWRVLGPVSGGDEEPLPPNLEILGWSDRPATLMARASLVVGGGGDGVLAEVAALGRRFLCLPEPRPFDEQVVKARRLAELGAAVVREGWPEDGAWPGLLREAMALDPSRLGGLFDPSALDRTAGFIDEQAERALLLYG from the coding sequence TTGAGACCCATCGGATATTACGTGCATCACCATGGGCTGGGGCACTGGCAGCGTGCCACCGCCCTGGCCCGGCGCTTGCGGCATCCCTGCACCCTGATCGGCACGGTGCCGCCGGAGCGGGCGGCCAGCGCGCCCTGTCCTGTCCTGGCGCTGCCCGACGATGCGCCGGAGCCCGGCCAGCCCGCCGATCCAGGCGGCGTCGCGGCGCTGCACTACGCCCCGCGCGGCCATGCCGGGCTGCGCGCGCGTTCCGCCGCCATCGCCGGCTGGATCGCCACGCAGCGGCCGGCGCTGATGGTGGTGGATGTGTCCGTGGAGGCGGTGCTGCTCGCCCGGCTCTGCGCCACGCCGGTGCTGTCCTTCCGCCTCGCCGGGCGGCGCGACGACCTGCCGCACCGGATGGGTTTCGAGGCGAGCGAGGCGCTGATCGCCCCGTTCCCCGCCGCGCTGGAAGGGCCGGACACGCCGGGCTGGGTGCGGGAGAAGAGCTTCTATGCCGGCTTCCTCGCCGACCCGCCCGCAGCCCGGGCGGAGCCGGAGGACGGCTCGGTGCTGGTGGTCTTCGGGCGCGGCGGGGCGGGCGGCTGCCGCCGCGCGCTGGCCGCAGCCGCGCTGGCCGTGCCGGAGCGGCGCTGGCGGGTGCTGGGGCCGGTCTCCGGTGGGGATGAGGAGCCGCTGCCGCCGAATCTGGAGATCCTGGGCTGGTCCGACCGGCCCGCCACGCTGATGGCGCGGGCCTCGCTGGTGGTGGGCGGCGGCGGGGACGGGGTGCTGGCGGAGGTCGCGGCGCTGGGCCGGCGCTTCCTCTGCCTGCCGGAGCCCCGGCCCTTTGACGAGCAGGTGGTGAAGGCGCGGCGGCTCGCCGAACTCGGCGCGGCGGTGGTGCGGGAAGGCTGGCCGGAGGACGGCGCCTGGCCGGGGCTGTTGCGGGAGGCCATGGCACTGGACCCGTCGCGGCTGGGCGGGTTGTTCGACCCTTCCGCCCTGGACCGCACGGCGGGTTTCATCGACGAGCAGGCGGAGCGGGCGCTGCTCCTCTACGGCTGA
- a CDS encoding FUSC family protein, producing the protein MRIADISRLHSRWRATERNPGADLSRLPMGFDIRAIRVAEGVRAALACAVVILLSEWLGKPALIYMAMAAFFTCLCDIGGPIRTRVPALVSFTIAGALIWSGFGLLRNLDLPLVIPLACLGILCTSFVRVWGAAATAVGNLLSVVLILSLDQPLGLATAGEIAGLFLLGGLWATLLTMVVWRLHPYRPARAAVSQVWHRLAELTEDLRHLTGRPDASGEDWEAHARAHRRAVREEIEFARGIVMDLVGMRGRLSLRGAQALLRLEAGEQLFGALIALSELIETARDPKRRAAAGVLLRVLRPILVVLSQAILEDTTLPPGRIERALATALRATQADPALHRIAHSIAERLRVAAKLSTPGGYQPGGASGTTPALPWREQMLLPVRANLTWNSAVLRHSLRTAVIAAPALAVTLAFAGNEFAHWLPITVVVTLQPFYATTWQRALERAGGTVLGGLLGAALASGVNDSLTHAVLLFPLCVLAFAGRQVSFSAWMAGVTTIVVVLTELLHPTHSSWEVAGLRALFTVAGGLLAVTGWLLLWPSWEPDRMRREVQAALAAHADYARAVLSGTQPESRIEASRRAAGVSTNNLESSLSRAMQEPGQDRARIEAGLVVDATLRRIAGRLSALRHDPTLREALDDATWQAWAEWIHASLTALAESRLSPPPRPAAIAEGPALEPLARIVRQVELLRGPVGRLQQASEQQEPAQQGTPPAPAQP; encoded by the coding sequence ATGCGCATTGCCGACATCTCCCGCCTCCATTCCCGCTGGCGCGCGACGGAACGGAATCCGGGCGCCGACCTGTCGCGGCTGCCGATGGGCTTCGACATCCGCGCCATCCGGGTGGCCGAGGGCGTGCGCGCCGCCCTGGCCTGCGCCGTGGTGATCCTGCTCAGCGAATGGCTGGGAAAGCCGGCGCTGATCTACATGGCCATGGCCGCCTTCTTCACCTGCCTCTGCGACATCGGCGGCCCGATCCGCACGCGCGTCCCGGCGCTGGTCTCCTTCACCATCGCCGGTGCGCTGATCTGGAGCGGCTTCGGCCTGCTGCGGAACCTCGACCTGCCGCTGGTGATTCCGCTGGCCTGTCTCGGCATCCTGTGCACCAGCTTCGTGCGCGTCTGGGGCGCGGCGGCGACGGCGGTGGGCAACCTGCTCTCGGTGGTGCTGATCCTGTCCCTGGACCAGCCGCTCGGCCTCGCCACGGCGGGGGAGATCGCGGGGCTGTTCCTGCTCGGCGGCCTCTGGGCGACGCTGCTGACCATGGTGGTCTGGCGGCTGCATCCCTATCGCCCCGCCCGGGCGGCGGTGTCGCAGGTCTGGCACCGGCTGGCGGAGCTGACCGAGGATCTGCGCCACCTGACCGGCCGCCCGGATGCGAGCGGCGAGGACTGGGAAGCCCATGCCCGCGCCCATCGCCGCGCGGTGCGGGAGGAGATCGAGTTCGCCCGCGGCATCGTCATGGACCTGGTGGGCATGCGCGGCCGCCTGTCGCTGCGCGGCGCCCAGGCCCTGCTGCGGCTGGAGGCCGGCGAGCAGCTCTTCGGCGCGCTGATCGCCCTGTCGGAGCTGATCGAGACGGCTCGCGACCCGAAGCGGCGGGCGGCGGCGGGCGTGCTGCTACGGGTGCTGCGGCCGATCCTGGTGGTGCTGTCCCAGGCGATCCTGGAGGACACGACCCTGCCGCCCGGACGGATCGAGCGCGCCCTCGCCACGGCCCTGCGCGCCACGCAGGCCGACCCGGCCCTGCACCGCATCGCCCACAGCATCGCCGAGCGCCTGCGCGTCGCGGCCAAGCTCAGCACACCCGGCGGCTACCAGCCCGGCGGCGCTTCCGGCACGACGCCCGCCCTGCCCTGGCGCGAGCAGATGCTCCTGCCCGTGCGCGCCAACCTGACCTGGAACTCGGCGGTGCTGCGCCACTCCCTGCGCACGGCGGTGATCGCCGCCCCGGCGCTGGCGGTGACGCTCGCCTTCGCCGGCAACGAATTCGCCCACTGGCTGCCGATCACCGTGGTGGTGACGCTGCAGCCCTTCTACGCCACCACTTGGCAGCGGGCGCTGGAGCGGGCGGGCGGCACGGTGCTGGGCGGGCTGCTGGGGGCCGCCCTCGCCTCGGGCGTAAATGACAGCCTGACCCATGCCGTCCTGCTCTTCCCGCTCTGCGTCCTGGCCTTCGCCGGGCGGCAGGTGAGCTTCTCCGCCTGGATGGCGGGGGTCACCACCATCGTCGTGGTGCTGACGGAGCTTCTTCACCCCACCCATTCCTCCTGGGAGGTGGCGGGCCTGCGCGCGCTCTTCACCGTGGCGGGCGGCCTGCTGGCGGTGACCGGCTGGCTGCTGCTCTGGCCGAGCTGGGAGCCTGACCGCATGCGGCGGGAGGTCCAGGCTGCCCTCGCCGCCCATGCCGACTATGCCCGGGCCGTGCTCTCCGGCACCCAGCCGGAATCCCGCATCGAGGCCAGCCGCAGGGCCGCCGGCGTGTCCACGAACAACCTCGAATCCTCCTTGTCCCGCGCCATGCAGGAACCTGGGCAGGACCGGGCGCGCATCGAGGCCGGGCTGGTGGTGGATGCCACACTGCGCCGCATCGCCGGCCGCCTGTCCGCCCTGCGCCACGACCCCACCCTGCGCGAGGCACTGGACGACGCCACCTGGCAGGCCTGGGCGGAGTGGATCCACGCCTCCCTGACCGCTCTCGCCGAATCCCGCCTCAGCCCGCCGCCCCGGCCCGCCGCGATCGCGGAAGGCCCCGCCCTGGAGCCGCTGGCGCGCATCGTGCGGCAGGTGGAGCTGCTGCGGGGACCGGTCGGGCGCCTGCAACAGGCTTCCGAACAGCAGGAACCGGCACAGCAGGGCACGCCGCCGGCCCCGGCTCAGCCGTAG
- a CDS encoding NAD(P)/FAD-dependent oxidoreductase: MDCVVVGAGVVGLAAARSLALAGREVLLLEGTEAIGTGTSSRNSEVIHAGIYYPADSLMARHCVAGRRMLYAYCVERGVPHARCGKLIVATAEEEAARLAGIQARAAANGVEDMRLLSRDEALALEPALSCHGALLSPSTGIIDSHAYMLALQGDAENAGAVLAFHSPVLSGRVTPDGIVLEVGGAEPMTLLCRSLVNAAGLGAPALGRAIDGLPPDTVPREYYAKGNYFTLAGRSPFSRLIYPVPVPGGLGTHLTIDLGGQARFGPDVEWVDHIDYVVDPRRGDSFYEAIRRYWPALPDGALQPGYSGIRPKIVPQGAPGQDFVIQGPARHGIPGLVNLYGIESPGLTASLSLAEAVRDTLQG; encoded by the coding sequence GTGGACTGCGTGGTGGTCGGCGCCGGGGTGGTGGGCCTCGCCGCCGCCCGGAGCCTGGCCCTGGCCGGCCGGGAGGTCCTGCTGCTGGAGGGCACCGAGGCGATCGGCACGGGCACCTCCTCCCGCAACAGCGAGGTCATCCATGCCGGCATCTACTACCCCGCCGACAGCCTCATGGCGCGGCACTGCGTGGCCGGGCGGCGGATGCTCTATGCCTATTGCGTGGAACGCGGCGTGCCGCATGCCCGCTGCGGCAAGCTGATCGTCGCGACCGCGGAGGAGGAGGCCGCGCGCCTCGCCGGCATCCAGGCCCGTGCCGCCGCCAACGGGGTGGAGGACATGCGCCTCCTGTCCCGCGACGAGGCCCTGGCGCTGGAGCCCGCTTTGTCCTGCCACGGCGCCCTGCTCTCGCCCTCCACCGGCATCATCGACAGCCACGCCTATATGCTGGCCCTGCAGGGCGATGCGGAGAATGCCGGGGCGGTGCTGGCCTTCCACAGCCCCGTGCTTTCCGGGCGGGTGACGCCGGACGGCATCGTGCTGGAGGTCGGGGGCGCCGAGCCGATGACCCTGCTCTGCCGCAGCCTGGTCAATGCCGCCGGCCTGGGAGCGCCCGCCCTGGGCCGCGCCATCGACGGCCTGCCGCCCGACACCGTGCCCCGGGAATACTACGCCAAAGGCAACTACTTCACCCTTGCCGGCCGCTCGCCCTTCTCCCGGCTGATCTACCCCGTGCCTGTCCCCGGCGGTCTCGGCACCCACCTGACCATCGACCTTGGCGGCCAGGCGCGCTTCGGCCCCGATGTCGAATGGGTGGACCATATCGACTACGTGGTGGACCCCCGCCGCGGCGATTCCTTCTATGAGGCGATCCGCCGCTACTGGCCCGCTTTGCCCGATGGTGCGCTGCAACCCGGCTATTCCGGCATCCGTCCCAAGATCGTGCCCCAGGGCGCGCCGGGGCAGGATTTCGTGATCCAGGGTCCCGCCCGTCATGGCATCCCCGGACTGGTGAACCTCTACGGCATCGAAAGCCCGGGCCTCACCGCCTCCCTCTCCCTCGCCGAAGCCGTCCGCGACACCTTGCAGGGCTGA
- the addA gene encoding double-strand break repair helicase AddA, whose protein sequence is MNIPLSARERAQQAQRLASDPRLSAWVGASAGSGKTKVLTDRVLRLLLREGTEPGRILCLTFTKAAAAEMAIRLNRRLGRWAVTDEDDLRTEIEALTGEPVPPAQLATARKLFCRVLEQPGGMRIATIHAFCQSLLRSFPLEAELPPQFAMLEDADSATLLAEAREAALSGGRVPPETLAALARLVTADRIAEALREMVGRREKLAALFETPGGALALGRMLVQRLGLPEGEREEDLAALICDIPPAVAEQAKALLAHKTKTARDLGQKMLDFLALAPGERMARQAEWWDCLHTGKGELRKALEPFDALAAESARLKSFQERANAHRLLAATSALLVAAGPVLSDYAARKRRMGALDFDDLIHHAQRLLRDPGSAWVLFKLDGGLDHILLDEAQDTNPAQWGIAEALAEEFFAGEGARESKVQRTLFVVGDEKQSIYGFQGADAQGFATWEARFSQQVRQAGGNFQPVALDVSFRSCAPVLQLVDAVFHDGAARAGVVRPDGDPLHHFPDRAGHAGSVEVWPLLARGTTEDPEPWFVPSQPVVAQDADALLAETLAARIDHMVRHETLPARGDRPIRPGDIMILVRRRTRLTELLVRQLKRRGVAVGGVDRIALVEQIAVQDLLALCDVLLLPEDDLQLAALLKSPLIGLEEESLFALAHDRDGPLWHRLLRHRGAMTPEGRAADWIATLADRADLVTPHALLSEVLGEHGGRAKLLERLGGDAADALDELLNAALRYENRHPPSLQGFTHWLRRGGAEVKREAENAGDAVRILTAHGAKGLQAPVVIIPDVGRGGRNSPLRWEEEASLSLPLWAPRKEFQARVWQEAERRRAAADAEEENRLLYVALTRAEDRLLLCGLEPKKAVETSWHTLVRQGIARCDGVVEEEFDPAAFGGPAGVGFSGPLHRLSSLQTAEPRPDRDGAGRSLPAALPAWAHHPAPPEASEDPVAPSRLAGEETEPPAAAPHGQSDPSGRRFRRGTLIHALLQYLPDHPEAAREAVARRHLARPGHGLSPEEQEATCAEVMRVLRHPALADAFGPGSLPEAPLAGRLGGVTVAGQVDRLWIGSDRIVVADYKTNRPPPEQADSVSPAYLRQMAAYRAVLRAAWPGRRIECVLVWTWSGVVMPLPEALLDRHLPLALAAPPVQDPA, encoded by the coding sequence GTGAACATCCCCCTTTCCGCGCGCGAGCGGGCGCAGCAGGCGCAGCGCCTCGCCTCGGACCCGCGTTTGTCCGCCTGGGTGGGCGCCTCGGCCGGCTCCGGCAAGACCAAGGTGCTCACCGACCGTGTGCTGCGCCTTCTGCTGCGGGAGGGCACGGAGCCCGGCCGCATCCTCTGCCTCACCTTCACCAAGGCAGCTGCGGCGGAAATGGCGATCCGCCTCAACCGGCGCCTGGGCCGCTGGGCCGTCACCGACGAGGACGACCTGCGCACGGAGATCGAGGCGCTGACCGGCGAACCCGTGCCGCCCGCGCAGCTCGCCACCGCGCGCAAGCTGTTCTGCCGCGTGCTGGAACAGCCGGGCGGGATGCGCATCGCCACGATCCACGCCTTCTGCCAGTCGCTGCTGCGCTCCTTCCCGCTGGAGGCCGAGCTGCCGCCGCAATTCGCCATGCTGGAGGACGCGGATTCCGCCACCCTGCTGGCCGAGGCGCGCGAGGCCGCGCTGTCCGGCGGGCGCGTGCCACCGGAAACCCTGGCCGCCCTGGCCCGCCTCGTCACCGCCGACCGGATCGCCGAGGCGCTGCGCGAAATGGTGGGGCGGCGGGAGAAGCTGGCCGCGCTCTTCGAGACACCCGGCGGCGCGCTGGCGCTGGGGCGGATGCTGGTCCAGCGCCTCGGCCTGCCGGAGGGCGAGCGCGAGGAGGACCTGGCGGCGCTGATCTGCGACATCCCGCCGGCGGTCGCGGAACAGGCGAAGGCGCTGCTCGCCCACAAGACCAAGACGGCGCGCGACCTCGGGCAGAAGATGCTCGATTTCCTCGCCCTGGCACCCGGGGAACGCATGGCGCGGCAGGCGGAATGGTGGGACTGCCTGCACACGGGCAAGGGCGAGCTGCGCAAGGCACTGGAACCCTTCGACGCGCTGGCGGCGGAATCCGCGCGGTTGAAATCCTTCCAGGAACGCGCCAACGCGCACCGCCTGCTGGCCGCCACCAGCGCGCTGCTGGTCGCCGCCGGGCCGGTGCTCTCCGACTATGCCGCGCGCAAGCGCCGCATGGGCGCGCTGGATTTCGACGACCTGATCCACCACGCGCAACGCCTGCTGCGCGACCCCGGCTCGGCCTGGGTGCTGTTCAAGCTCGATGGCGGCCTCGACCACATCCTGCTGGACGAGGCGCAGGACACCAACCCGGCGCAGTGGGGCATCGCCGAGGCGCTGGCCGAGGAGTTCTTCGCCGGCGAGGGCGCGCGCGAGTCCAAGGTGCAGCGCACCCTCTTCGTGGTGGGCGACGAGAAGCAGTCGATCTACGGCTTCCAGGGCGCCGACGCGCAGGGCTTCGCCACCTGGGAGGCGCGCTTCTCCCAGCAGGTGCGGCAGGCCGGCGGCAACTTCCAGCCGGTGGCGCTGGATGTGAGCTTCCGCTCCTGCGCGCCCGTGCTGCAACTCGTCGATGCCGTCTTCCACGACGGCGCCGCGCGGGCCGGCGTGGTGCGGCCGGATGGCGATCCGCTGCACCACTTCCCCGACCGCGCCGGCCATGCCGGCAGCGTCGAGGTCTGGCCCCTGCTGGCGCGCGGCACCACCGAGGACCCGGAACCCTGGTTCGTGCCCAGCCAGCCGGTGGTGGCGCAGGATGCCGATGCCCTCCTGGCCGAGACCCTGGCCGCTCGCATCGACCACATGGTCCGGCACGAGACGCTGCCGGCGCGCGGCGACCGCCCCATCCGCCCCGGCGACATCATGATCCTGGTCCGCCGCCGCACCCGGCTGACGGAACTGCTGGTGCGCCAGCTCAAGCGGCGCGGGGTGGCGGTGGGCGGCGTGGACCGCATCGCGCTGGTGGAACAGATCGCGGTGCAGGACCTGCTGGCGCTCTGCGACGTGCTGCTGCTGCCGGAAGACGACCTGCAACTGGCCGCGCTGCTGAAATCGCCGCTGATCGGGCTGGAGGAGGAGTCGCTCTTCGCCCTCGCCCATGACCGCGACGGTCCGCTCTGGCACCGCCTGCTCCGGCATCGCGGCGCCATGACGCCGGAGGGCCGCGCCGCCGACTGGATCGCCACCCTGGCCGACCGCGCCGACCTCGTCACGCCGCATGCTCTGCTGAGCGAGGTGCTGGGCGAGCATGGCGGCCGCGCGAAGCTGCTGGAACGCCTGGGCGGCGACGCGGCGGATGCGCTGGACGAGCTGCTGAACGCCGCGCTGCGCTACGAGAACCGCCACCCGCCTTCCCTCCAGGGCTTCACCCACTGGCTGCGCCGCGGCGGCGCGGAGGTGAAGCGCGAGGCCGAGAATGCGGGCGATGCCGTGCGCATCCTCACCGCCCATGGCGCCAAGGGCCTCCAGGCGCCCGTGGTCATCATCCCCGATGTCGGGCGCGGCGGCCGCAACTCGCCGCTGCGCTGGGAGGAGGAAGCGTCCCTCTCCCTCCCCCTCTGGGCGCCGCGCAAGGAGTTCCAGGCCCGCGTCTGGCAGGAAGCCGAGCGCCGCCGCGCCGCGGCCGATGCCGAGGAGGAGAACCGCCTGCTCTACGTGGCGCTGACCCGTGCGGAGGACCGGCTGCTGCTCTGCGGGCTGGAGCCCAAGAAGGCGGTGGAGACGAGCTGGCACACGCTGGTCCGCCAGGGCATCGCCCGCTGCGATGGCGTGGTGGAGGAGGAATTCGATCCCGCGGCCTTCGGCGGGCCGGCCGGGGTGGGCTTCTCCGGCCCGCTCCACCGGCTTTCCTCCCTCCAGACCGCGGAGCCCCGCCCGGACCGGGACGGCGCCGGCAGGTCGCTGCCCGCCGCGCTGCCGGCCTGGGCGCACCACCCCGCCCCGCCCGAGGCTTCGGAGGATCCGGTGGCACCCTCGCGCCTCGCGGGCGAGGAGACCGAGCCGCCCGCCGCCGCGCCACATGGGCAGAGCGACCCGTCCGGCCGTCGCTTCCGGCGCGGCACGCTGATCCACGCCCTGCTGCAATACCTGCCGGACCATCCCGAGGCGGCGCGCGAGGCCGTGGCGCGGCGGCACCTCGCGCGGCCCGGGCACGGGCTTTCGCCGGAGGAGCAGGAAGCGACCTGCGCCGAGGTGATGCGGGTGCTCCGCCACCCCGCCCTGGCGGATGCCTTCGGCCCCGGCAGCCTGCCGGAAGCGCCGCTCGCCGGCCGCCTCGGCGGCGTGACGGTGGCGGGACAGGTGGACCGGCTGTGGATCGGAAGCGACCGGATCGTGGTGGCGGACTACAAGACCAACCGCCCGCCGCCGGAGCAGGCCGATTCCGTCTCCCCCGCCTATCTGCGGCAAATGGCGGCCTACCGCGCCGTGCTGCGCGCCGCCTGGCCGGGGCGGCGGATCGAATGCGTGCTGGTCTGGACCTGGTCCGGCGTGGTGATGCCGCTGCCGGAGGCGCTGCTGGACCGCCACCTGCCGCTGGCCCTTGCCGCGCCCCCGGTCCAGGACCCGGCATGA